A window of the Blastocatellia bacterium genome harbors these coding sequences:
- a CDS encoding Crp/Fnr family transcriptional regulator translates to MATLKLLATRLRRCAELVESLSLHEVDERLARLLLDEARAHGRRTGKEVVFELVLTNQQIAARIGTVREVVSRALSRLQQNELIVVNGRVVTIPAEEALQAFAGE, encoded by the coding sequence TTGGCGACCCTCAAATTGCTGGCCACGCGGCTGCGCCGCTGCGCCGAGCTGGTCGAATCGCTTTCGCTGCATGAAGTGGACGAGCGCCTGGCGCGATTGCTGCTCGACGAGGCGCGGGCGCATGGCAGGCGCACAGGTAAGGAAGTCGTCTTTGAGCTGGTCTTAACCAACCAGCAGATCGCGGCGCGGATCGGCACCGTGCGCGAAGTCGTTTCACGCGCCCTGTCGCGGCTTCAGCAGAATGAGCTGATCGTCGTGAACGGGCGCGTCGTCACGATCCCAGCCGAGGAGGCGCTACAGGCTTTCGCCGGCGAATAG
- a CDS encoding sigma-70 family RNA polymerase sigma factor, whose protein sequence is MQSADDITARARRGDDDAFRLIFERYSRPIISFIYDMVGRRDLAEELMQETFVRAYKNLGGLQDNAKLSTWLFGIAKNVARESLRSRQRDDQRVEIDADGVFELKDDKLPPDRELLDKELSGVIGTALAALDEDKRMVFTLKIFQQRSYEEIAEITGFSIAKLKTDLHRARAEMKRRISPYLGAGYEL, encoded by the coding sequence ATGCAGAGCGCAGACGACATAACCGCGCGCGCGCGGCGCGGCGACGACGACGCCTTCCGTCTGATCTTCGAGCGCTACTCGCGGCCCATTATCAGTTTCATCTACGATATGGTCGGCCGGCGCGACCTGGCCGAAGAACTGATGCAGGAGACGTTCGTGCGAGCATATAAGAATCTCGGCGGCTTGCAGGATAACGCCAAGCTTTCGACCTGGCTGTTCGGCATCGCCAAGAACGTCGCCCGCGAATCGCTGCGCTCGCGCCAGCGCGACGACCAGCGCGTCGAGATCGATGCCGACGGCGTGTTTGAGCTGAAAGATGATAAACTGCCGCCGGATCGTGAATTGTTGGACAAGGAATTGAGCGGCGTCATCGGCACGGCGCTCGCGGCGCTCGACGAAGACAAACGCATGGTCTTCACGCTGAAGATTTTTCAGCAGCGCAGCTATGAAGAGATCGCCGAGATCACCGGCTTTTCCATCGCCAAGCTGAAGACGGACCTGCACAGGGCGCGCGCCGAGATGAAACGGCGCATCAGCCCTTATCTGGGGGCGGGCTATGAATTGTGA
- a CDS encoding type II secretion system protein GspG has product MAAESPDKQQCAGCGATLAANLRYCVNCYRPVAGARPSRAHVETARQVETTHRPDPTTVFLPEVHEANLRRARRRKRAAIISATVIPLAAAAIATWLALTHQSPEQRQSLARSEMARRELRLMAEALEHFRNDIGRYPTGVEGLHGLINRPAAFRPSDDARVNQWLGPYMERLPEVDPWGNDYVYEVTEAGQGFLLYSHGPGGETGSDGQFQVTSSGQARE; this is encoded by the coding sequence ATGGCCGCGGAATCACCAGACAAACAGCAATGCGCGGGGTGCGGCGCGACACTGGCCGCGAACCTGCGCTACTGCGTCAACTGCTATCGCCCGGTGGCGGGTGCCCGCCCATCGCGGGCGCACGTCGAGACGGCTCGGCAAGTAGAGACCACGCACCGCCCCGACCCGACGACGGTTTTTCTACCCGAAGTTCATGAAGCCAACTTGCGCCGCGCCCGCCGCCGCAAGCGCGCCGCCATCATTTCTGCAACCGTCATCCCGCTCGCCGCCGCCGCCATCGCCACCTGGCTGGCGCTGACGCATCAATCGCCCGAGCAGCGTCAGTCGCTGGCGCGCAGCGAGATGGCCCGCCGCGAGTTACGCCTGATGGCCGAGGCGCTCGAACACTTTCGCAATGACATCGGGCGTTACCCGACGGGCGTCGAAGGGCTGCATGGCCTGATCAACCGCCCGGCGGCCTTCAGGCCGAGCGACGACGCGCGGGTCAATCAGTGGCTCGGGCCGTACATGGAGCGGCTGCCCGAAGTTGACCCGTGGGGCAACGATTATGTCTACGAGGTGACCGAAGCGGGGCAGGGATTCTTGCTCTACTCGCACGGGCCGGGGGGCGAAACCGGCTCTGATGGCCAGTTCCAGGTGACCTCGTCGGGGCAGGCGCGGGAGTAA
- a CDS encoding protein kinase — translation MESEILTDRDRRISEIVEAALQFAPGQRTAYLDRACTDEGLRLDVETTIAIREASGQFQGVTNAEGPTAFMQDADTIALSANEQQRLLDDTHIGAYRLLRRIGQGGMGAVYLAERDTGEFKQQVAIKLIKRGMDSEFVVRRFLSERQILAALNHPNIARLLDGGTTADGRPYFVMEYIEGRPINQYADEQQLSTVERLRLFQKVCAAIHYAHQNLVIHRDIKPSNILVTADGIPKLLDFGIAKLLNPDLVAHTIEATAVAVRLMTPEYASPEQVKGEAITTASDVYSLGVLLYELLTGHRPYRISNRTPLEVARVVCEEEPQRPSTVVGRVETYPLADGTGTIQVTPETISRTRDSNPEKLRRRLAGDLDNIVLMAMRKEPARRYASVDQLANDIRRHLDGRPVIARKDTLTYRTAKFVRRHRAGMLAAVLILASLIAGAVMTLQQRARAERRFNDVRHLASSFLFEFHDAIKDLPGSTPARELVVRRALEYLDDLAREGGSDSSLQRELATAYQKVGDVQGNPLFANLGDPAGALISYQKAQAIRAELARKHPDSDDDRRALAVSYLRIGDIGWRTGDTKLAQEAYHEGIRLIEGMAEGDRLDLPTSRELWAGYRNLAYALAETGDLNAGLESLRKGQALGERLMAAYPDDKGVRHDMSATLTLLGQAQGERGELAGALDTFQKALRIDEQIAAAEPNNPEFQKSLAKACQDIGDVHMHAGNPRAAAESYRRAAAIMEPVAAADPADAQARRNVASAQINLGRALLKLNQYAEALRAIERAAAIYRYFAVNEPYNEFARAEMAYGHIHLGLALALNGKGAQALTVAEEARAIIAVLSEVNPTNAEYRGLLSSSYSILGQIHVTMAGRERQPSRQADHWRAARDGYQHSYDILKDLKERGEFASVEYGVPEEEAAKIAECDAALARLSGK, via the coding sequence ATGGAATCCGAAATCCTAACCGACCGCGACCGGCGGATCAGCGAGATCGTCGAAGCGGCGCTGCAATTCGCGCCCGGCCAGCGCACGGCCTACCTCGACCGCGCTTGCACAGATGAAGGGCTGCGCCTCGACGTCGAAACGACCATCGCCATACGCGAGGCGTCGGGTCAATTCCAGGGCGTGACGAATGCCGAAGGGCCGACGGCTTTTATGCAGGACGCCGACACCATCGCGCTATCGGCAAACGAACAGCAGAGGCTCCTCGACGACACACACATCGGCGCTTATCGCCTCCTGCGACGCATCGGCCAGGGCGGCATGGGCGCGGTCTATCTGGCCGAGCGCGACACCGGCGAATTCAAGCAACAGGTCGCCATCAAGCTCATCAAGCGCGGCATGGATTCAGAGTTCGTGGTGCGGCGCTTTCTGAGCGAGCGGCAAATCCTCGCCGCGCTCAACCACCCGAACATCGCCCGCCTCTTAGACGGCGGCACCACGGCGGATGGCCGGCCTTACTTCGTGATGGAATACATCGAAGGACGGCCCATTAACCAATATGCCGACGAGCAACAGCTATCAACCGTCGAACGCTTGCGGCTCTTTCAAAAGGTCTGCGCCGCCATCCATTACGCGCACCAGAACCTCGTCATCCACCGCGACATCAAGCCGTCAAACATCCTGGTGACCGCCGATGGCATACCGAAGCTGCTCGACTTTGGCATCGCCAAGCTCTTGAATCCTGATCTGGTGGCGCACACGATTGAAGCCACCGCCGTCGCCGTGCGCTTGATGACGCCGGAATACGCCAGCCCCGAACAGGTCAAGGGCGAAGCCATCACGACGGCAAGCGATGTCTATTCGCTCGGCGTCCTGTTGTACGAATTACTGACGGGCCACCGCCCTTACCGGATCAGCAATCGCACGCCGCTTGAAGTGGCCCGCGTCGTCTGCGAAGAAGAGCCGCAGCGACCCAGCACCGTCGTCGGGCGCGTCGAAACCTACCCGCTTGCAGACGGCACCGGAACCATTCAGGTGACGCCTGAAACCATCAGCCGGACGCGCGACAGCAATCCCGAAAAGCTGCGCCGGCGGCTGGCAGGCGATCTCGACAACATCGTGCTGATGGCGATGCGCAAAGAGCCGGCGCGGCGCTACGCTTCGGTTGACCAGTTGGCCAACGACATTCGCCGCCACCTTGATGGCCGCCCGGTCATCGCTCGCAAAGACACGCTCACTTACCGCACGGCGAAATTCGTCAGGCGGCACCGCGCAGGGATGCTCGCCGCCGTGCTCATTCTCGCTTCGCTGATTGCCGGCGCGGTCATGACCTTGCAACAACGCGCCCGCGCCGAGCGCCGCTTCAACGATGTGCGGCATCTGGCAAGCTCGTTTCTGTTCGAGTTCCATGACGCCATCAAAGACCTGCCGGGCTCGACACCGGCGCGCGAGCTGGTCGTCCGGCGGGCGCTCGAATACCTGGACGATCTCGCCCGCGAAGGCGGCAGCGATTCGTCATTGCAGCGCGAGCTGGCGACGGCTTACCAGAAAGTCGGCGACGTGCAGGGCAACCCACTTTTCGCTAACCTCGGCGACCCTGCCGGCGCGCTCATCAGTTATCAGAAAGCGCAGGCCATTCGCGCCGAACTGGCAAGGAAGCACCCGGATAGCGACGATGATCGGCGCGCTCTGGCCGTCAGTTATCTGCGCATCGGTGACATCGGCTGGCGCACAGGCGACACGAAACTGGCTCAGGAAGCCTATCACGAGGGCATACGCCTGATCGAAGGGATGGCTGAAGGTGATCGGCTCGACCTGCCGACGAGCCGCGAGCTATGGGCCGGCTATCGCAATTTGGCTTATGCGCTGGCGGAAACCGGCGACCTCAACGCCGGGCTTGAGAGCCTGCGCAAGGGCCAGGCGCTCGGCGAACGGCTGATGGCCGCTTACCCCGACGACAAAGGCGTGCGTCACGATATGTCGGCGACGCTGACCCTGCTCGGCCAGGCGCAGGGCGAGCGCGGCGAGCTTGCCGGCGCGCTCGATACCTTTCAAAAAGCTCTGCGGATTGACGAGCAGATCGCCGCCGCCGAGCCAAACAATCCAGAATTCCAAAAGTCATTGGCGAAGGCCTGCCAGGACATCGGCGACGTGCATATGCACGCGGGCAACCCGCGCGCCGCGGCGGAAAGTTATCGCCGCGCCGCCGCCATCATGGAGCCGGTCGCCGCCGCCGACCCGGCAGACGCGCAGGCGCGGCGTAACGTCGCTTCGGCGCAGATCAACCTGGGCCGCGCCCTGCTCAAGCTCAATCAATACGCCGAAGCCTTGCGGGCCATCGAGCGCGCCGCGGCGATCTACAGGTATTTCGCCGTCAACGAGCCGTACAACGAATTCGCGCGCGCCGAGATGGCTTACGGTCATATCCACCTGGGCCTGGCGCTGGCGCTGAACGGCAAGGGGGCGCAAGCCCTGACGGTTGCCGAAGAGGCGCGCGCGATCATCGCCGTGCTTAGCGAAGTCAACCCGACGAACGCCGAGTATCGCGGATTGCTTTCGTCGAGCTATTCAATACTCGGCCAGATTCATGTGACGATGGCGGGGCGCGAGCGACAGCCGAGCCGTCAGGCCGATCACTGGCGGGCGGCGCGCGACGGTTATCAACACAGCTATGATATTTTGAAAGACTTGAAAGAGCGCGGCGAGTTCGCCAGCGTCGAGTATGGCGTGCCCGAAGAAGAGGCGGCGAAGATCGCCGAGTGTGATGCGGCGCTGGCCAGGCTCTCAGGTAAGTAA
- the sthA gene encoding Si-specific NAD(P)(+) transhydrogenase, with protein sequence MQTYDLIVIGSGPAGQRAAIQAAKLGKRVALIEKREVVGGACINTGTIPSKTMREAVTHLSGYRYQGIYGMNYRVKEKITMADLSFRVQHVIKTEVDVTQAQLSRNEVEMLFGAASFVDPTHLLVVNSRGQSELEAHNIIIATGTKPAISATVPINGRTIISSDQILDIPAIPKTLIVVGGGVIGVEYASMFATLGVRVILIEKMPRLLGFADQEIVEALCYHLRDKRVTLRLNESVESVEETPEGAVVANLESKKRISGDMLLYAVGRQGNVEDLNLAAAGLEADSRGRIHVDENYCTGVANIYAVGDVIGFPSLASVSMEQGRIAAGRACGVELDTEPANYPYGIYTIPEISFVGKTEEQLTEEDVPYEVGVAYYREIARGQIQGDTTGRLKIIFHRDSKEILGVHIIGEGASELLHIGQAVMVLKGTVEYFVNTVFNYPTLAECYKAAAFNGLNKLTRL encoded by the coding sequence ATGCAAACCTACGATTTGATTGTCATCGGTTCAGGCCCGGCAGGGCAGCGCGCCGCCATCCAGGCGGCCAAGCTCGGCAAGCGCGTCGCCCTCATCGAAAAGCGCGAAGTGGTCGGCGGCGCCTGTATCAATACCGGCACCATCCCCAGCAAGACGATGCGCGAAGCCGTCACACACCTGTCAGGCTACCGCTATCAGGGCATCTACGGCATGAACTACCGCGTGAAAGAGAAGATCACCATGGCCGACCTCTCTTTCCGCGTCCAGCACGTCATTAAGACGGAGGTTGACGTGACGCAGGCGCAGTTGTCGCGCAACGAGGTCGAAATGCTTTTCGGCGCGGCCAGCTTCGTTGACCCGACGCACCTGCTGGTCGTCAACTCACGCGGCCAGTCAGAGCTTGAGGCCCACAACATCATCATCGCCACCGGCACCAAGCCGGCCATCTCGGCGACGGTGCCGATCAATGGGCGGACGATCATCAGCAGCGATCAGATACTCGACATTCCGGCGATTCCTAAAACTCTGATTGTGGTCGGCGGCGGCGTCATCGGCGTCGAATACGCCAGTATGTTTGCGACGCTCGGCGTGCGCGTCATTCTGATTGAAAAGATGCCGCGCCTGCTCGGCTTCGCTGACCAGGAGATTGTCGAGGCGCTCTGCTATCACTTGCGCGACAAGCGCGTCACCCTGCGCCTGAACGAGAGCGTCGAAAGCGTCGAAGAGACGCCCGAAGGCGCGGTGGTCGCCAATCTGGAAAGCAAGAAACGCATCTCCGGCGACATGCTGCTTTACGCCGTCGGCCGTCAGGGCAACGTCGAAGATTTGAACCTTGCCGCCGCCGGGCTTGAGGCCGATTCGCGCGGGCGCATCCATGTGGACGAGAATTATTGTACGGGCGTAGCGAACATCTATGCGGTCGGCGACGTGATCGGCTTCCCGTCGCTGGCTTCTGTATCGATGGAGCAGGGAAGGATTGCCGCGGGCCGCGCCTGCGGCGTCGAGCTGGACACCGAGCCGGCGAATTATCCTTACGGCATCTACACGATTCCGGAAATCTCTTTCGTCGGCAAGACCGAAGAGCAACTGACGGAGGAGGACGTGCCTTATGAAGTCGGCGTCGCTTATTATCGCGAGATCGCTCGTGGCCAGATTCAAGGCGACACCACAGGCCGGTTGAAGATCATCTTCCACCGCGACAGCAAAGAGATTCTCGGCGTCCACATCATCGGCGAAGGCGCTTCAGAGCTGCTGCACATCGGCCAGGCGGTCATGGTTTTGAAGGGCACGGTCGAATACTTCGTCAACACGGTATTCAACTACCCGACGCTCGCCGAATGCTACAAAGCGGCGGCATTCAACGGGCTGAACAAGCTGACGAGACTGTGA
- a CDS encoding DUF4160 domain-containing protein translates to MPTILNTGPYRIYFYSHEPNEPPHVHVDRDAQSAKFWLNPVSLARNLGFSAKELRRIEEIVTDHQSDFLERWNGYFGASG, encoded by the coding sequence ATGCCTACGATTTTGAATACAGGCCCGTACCGCATCTACTTTTACAGTCACGAGCCTAATGAGCCGCCACATGTTCACGTAGATCGTGACGCGCAGTCTGCGAAGTTCTGGTTGAATCCTGTAAGTCTTGCGCGTAACCTTGGCTTTAGCGCGAAGGAGTTGCGACGCATTGAGGAAATAGTCACCGATCATCAAAGCGACTTTCTGGAGAGATGGAATGGGTATTTTGGCGCTAGCGGCTGA
- a CDS encoding tellurite resistance/C4-dicarboxylate transporter family protein, with the protein MGAVAITTLAGARLILAAPDWTLLGETLPFLKGFTLFFWAAGTWWIPLLVILGIWRHVYKRLPLTYEPQYWGMVFPLGMYTACTFQLSKAINFESLLLIPRYFIYVALAAWLLAFVGLVRGLLFKQA; encoded by the coding sequence ATGGGAGCCGTTGCCATCACGACGCTCGCCGGGGCGCGGCTGATCCTTGCCGCCCCCGATTGGACGCTGCTCGGCGAGACGCTGCCTTTCCTCAAAGGGTTCACGCTATTCTTCTGGGCGGCGGGCACATGGTGGATACCCCTGCTGGTCATCCTCGGAATCTGGCGGCACGTTTACAAGCGCCTGCCGCTGACCTACGAGCCGCAGTACTGGGGAATGGTCTTTCCTTTAGGCATGTACACAGCCTGTACCTTCCAGTTATCAAAAGCGATCAACTTCGAATCCTTGCTGTTGATCCCCCGCTACTTTATTTATGTGGCGCTCGCCGCATGGCTGTTGGCGTTCGTTGGGCTGGTGCGTGGCCTGCTGTTCAAGCAAGCCTGA
- a CDS encoding DUF2442 domain-containing protein, whose product MGILALAADERVADVKITEDELSVRLWDGRTISVPLSWYPRLLNATEEQRKNWRIIGGGYGIHWEDVDEDLSTEGLLRGAPAPR is encoded by the coding sequence ATGGGTATTTTGGCGCTAGCGGCTGACGAGCGAGTCGCTGATGTAAAGATAACTGAAGACGAACTGAGCGTGCGCCTGTGGGACGGGCGGACGATTTCTGTCCCTTTGAGCTGGTATCCACGTTTATTGAACGCCACGGAAGAGCAACGAAAGAACTGGCGAATTATCGGCGGCGGCTATGGCATTCACTGGGAGGATGTTGATGAAGACCTAAGCACGGAAGGCTTGCTACGCGGAGCACCTGCACCCCGCTAG
- a CDS encoding ROK family protein, translating into MGLQIGVLAAEHIAAGAVEHHAIVGGIRRFPDQSDKDYLAEMPAEEIALRIVEEVQIAREGQTVDCLGVGFPGIIRDGVIEESPNLSQMKGQNFSVLLAALLERAGISAPVHLLNDADAMAAGIAAERRQLDRVVRVWFLGSGIGYGRYPQAGLIGEGGHTVVTLDPKEKFCQCGGVGHLEGIMGYRAMRRRFLDMEPDEVFEEARAGDARCVAFVELWHRALAAATATSIHYEGPGKFYISGPDSRFVQTEMLQIYLRDMVKMSSLQGSAIEVIPTSDEIAIVGAAVSAAQTMCARG; encoded by the coding sequence ATGGGACTACAGATCGGCGTTTTGGCGGCGGAGCATATCGCGGCGGGCGCGGTCGAACATCACGCGATTGTCGGCGGCATCCGGCGCTTTCCCGACCAGAGTGATAAAGATTATCTGGCCGAGATGCCTGCCGAAGAGATCGCCCTGCGCATCGTCGAAGAGGTGCAGATTGCCCGCGAAGGACAGACGGTTGATTGTCTGGGCGTCGGCTTTCCCGGCATTATCCGCGACGGCGTCATTGAAGAGTCGCCGAACCTGTCGCAGATGAAAGGTCAGAACTTCAGCGTGTTGCTTGCCGCGCTGCTTGAGCGCGCCGGCATCAGCGCGCCGGTGCACCTGCTCAACGACGCTGACGCCATGGCCGCGGGCATCGCCGCCGAGCGTCGCCAGCTCGACCGCGTCGTGCGCGTCTGGTTCCTGGGCAGCGGCATCGGCTATGGCCGCTACCCGCAGGCGGGCCTGATCGGCGAAGGCGGCCACACCGTGGTCACGCTCGACCCCAAGGAGAAGTTCTGCCAGTGCGGCGGCGTCGGCCACCTGGAAGGCATTATGGGTTACCGCGCCATGCGCCGGCGCTTTCTCGACATGGAGCCGGATGAAGTATTTGAAGAAGCGCGAGCCGGTGACGCGCGCTGCGTGGCCTTCGTCGAGCTATGGCACAGGGCGCTGGCGGCGGCGACGGCGACGAGCATCCATTACGAAGGGCCGGGCAAGTTTTACATTTCGGGACCCGACTCGCGCTTCGTGCAGACCGAGATGTTGCAAATCTACCTGCGCGACATGGTCAAGATGAGCTCGCTTCAGGGCAGCGCCATCGAAGTGATCCCGACCAGCGACGAGATCGCCATTGTCGGCGCGGCGGTGAGCGCCGCACAAACCATGTGCGCCCGCGGCTAG
- a CDS encoding DUF2834 domain-containing protein: MIRYLYLLLCVLGVALPNSQLLPFLREHGMNLPLFVEQLFANRISGLFGLDVIVSSLVLWVFVYTEGRRRQMRHLWSYVVCNLLLGLSLALPLFLYVREKRLHEKRGAAAMP, encoded by the coding sequence ATGATTCGCTACCTTTACTTGCTGCTGTGCGTCTTAGGCGTCGCCCTGCCGAACTCGCAGTTGCTGCCCTTCTTGCGCGAGCATGGGATGAACCTCCCTCTGTTCGTCGAGCAGTTATTTGCCAACCGAATCTCCGGCTTATTTGGTCTTGACGTTATCGTTTCTTCGCTGGTGCTGTGGGTCTTCGTGTATACCGAAGGCCGCCGCCGGCAGATGAGACATCTCTGGTCGTACGTCGTCTGCAACCTGCTCTTGGGCTTGTCGCTCGCCTTACCGCTGTTCCTCTACGTCAGAGAGAAGCGGCTGCATGAGAAGCGCGGCGCGGCGGCAATGCCTTAG
- a CDS encoding anti-sigma factor, with the protein MNCEVCQPILEEYFDGELKVRHAAEVRAHLAGCTACAAILAELRQEQELFARYERNLEVTPALWAGIEARIKAEKSTTPIAPPTPGWRDRLKGFFAMPHISPAFAAALVVLAIGLTVVVMSYLQSRSPGNPSSLAKDSNQPGIGNKNEAAPTPPQTGTDETGRELAEKPEHATGTNDGRPTAIAPKPAPQKQLAVNKPQAPPDPMKLVREAEQKYQAAIAILSQDVSRRRSQIDPTVLARFDSALADIDRTIQETRQIVRRNPDDPVALQYLLGAYAKKVDTLRAMSLD; encoded by the coding sequence ATGAATTGTGAAGTGTGCCAACCAATACTTGAAGAATACTTCGACGGCGAGCTGAAGGTCAGGCACGCGGCTGAAGTCCGCGCCCACCTCGCGGGCTGTACGGCGTGCGCCGCAATCCTTGCCGAGCTGCGGCAGGAGCAAGAGCTATTCGCGCGCTACGAGCGCAACCTCGAAGTGACGCCGGCGCTGTGGGCCGGCATCGAAGCGCGCATCAAAGCCGAGAAGTCAACGACGCCCATCGCGCCGCCGACGCCAGGGTGGCGCGACCGGCTCAAGGGGTTCTTCGCGATGCCGCACATCAGCCCGGCATTTGCCGCGGCGCTGGTCGTGCTGGCCATCGGCCTCACCGTCGTGGTGATGAGTTATCTACAATCTCGCAGCCCCGGCAATCCGTCATCGCTTGCGAAGGACTCGAACCAACCCGGCATCGGCAATAAGAACGAAGCCGCGCCGACACCGCCGCAGACCGGCACCGACGAAACGGGCCGTGAACTGGCAGAGAAACCTGAACACGCAACCGGGACAAATGACGGCAGGCCGACAGCGATAGCGCCGAAGCCGGCCCCGCAAAAACAGCTCGCGGTCAACAAGCCGCAAGCGCCGCCCGACCCGATGAAGCTGGTGCGCGAAGCCGAGCAGAAATATCAGGCGGCCATTGCCATCTTATCCCAGGACGTTAGCCGTCGCCGCTCGCAGATCGACCCGACGGTGCTGGCGCGTTTCGACTCGGCGCTGGCCGACATTGACCGCACCATTCAGGAGACCCGGCAGATCGTCCGCCGTAACCCGGATGACCCGGTCGCTTTGCAATACCTGCTCGGCGCTTATGCTAAGAAGGTGGATACCCTGCGGGCAATGTCACTCGATTAA